In Pelodictyon luteolum DSM 273, the genomic stretch CTGGTGAAGCGTAAGGGGTTGAACGCGATTGCATGACAGGGCTATGTACCGGGCTGTTCGTGAAAACGACCTACGCAACATTTGACATTGCCGAATACCTCGATAACGATGAGGTCATTGCAGAATACCTTTCTGTTGCAGCTGCAAACTGGAGGTGCTACATTATTATGGACACTCAAAGAAGCCATATATTCCTCAAAAACAGGAGATATGAATTATGGCACAGCAAACACCCCGTCGTCAGTACGACAAGCAGTTTAAAATGGATGCCGTCGAGCTGACCCTCAAGGGCGACAGGACTGCGAAGGAAGTCGCCGATGATCTCGGGATCAATCCATACGTTCTTTACCGGTGGCGGAGCAAGTACCTGACCGAGAAGGACGGCGCTTTTCCCGGGACAGGTAACCCGAAGGATTCTGAGACTGAAAAGCTCCGTAAGCTTGAGCGGGAATTGAAGATAGTAACGGAAGAACGAGAGATATTAAAAAAAGCGCTCGCCGTGTTCTCAAGGTAAAATCATTGATTTATAGCTTTATCAATGAACACAAGAATGTCTTTGCTGTCAGGACGATGTGCCGGGTTCTTGACGTCACTGTCAGCGGATACTATGCCTGGAGTGCGACGTGAAGTCGCGTATTTGAACTGTTCTTTGCAGAACCAGTTGTGCCGTCAACTGCCCCCACCGGCACATGCAGGATGAGCAATCGCCCTGTGTGAAGCTACCGGAAACGTACCCGCGGGAAACCGTAGGCCGACCCGTGAGGAGAAGCTGAATCTGCCAGTAGCAGGCGGAGAGGGGCAAGGGGGAGGATGGTATGGTTAACGCAGGTGAATCGTCACAACCATCGTTATAATAAGCAAGCGAAAGCTCACTGACAACGCTTGGACCAAAAGGTACGCGGGCAGGTATGCTCCCTTCCATGTGGAGCACACACGGCCAACAAATCCCGCCGGTGGAGAGACGGAACCTAACCCATCCGCATGTTCTATACGCGGAACACGGAAACCCCGTACTTCCGCCCGGCCATGCCGGGCAATCCGACTGTAAGGAAGGACCATGAAAGTGCGGGTATGAGAGTGGGGAAGAAGCGAACGCCGTCCTGTAATCGGGCGGATAGGGGTTGCAACATCACCCCACGTGAAAACGGGCTGACGTCCTCATGGTCTCGATTTGCAAGATAACTTGAAGAACCTCCCATGCAGAAGGAACGCAAATGAACACGGATAACCCTGTGTGTGCACCTTCCGGCCTCGACTGGCAAGGGATCAACTGGTCCCGGATCAAGCGACAGGTCAGGAGGCTTCAGGCACGTATTGCAAAGGCAACAAAGGAAGGCCGTCATGGCAGGGTGAAAGCCTTGCAGTGGCTGCTGACCCACTCGCACAGCGGCAAGGTTCTTGCCGTCAAACGGGTGACGGAAAACCGGGGGAAAAACACCCCGGGAGTCGACGGAGACGTCTGGAAAACATCAAAAGCAAAGGCCAATGCCGCAGCATCGCTGAGACGAAGAGGCTACAAGCCCCTTCCCCTTCGAAGGACCTACATTCCGAAGAAGAACGGTAAGCAACGACCTCTCGGCATCCCAACCATGAAAGACAGGGCCATGCAAGCGCTCTACTGGCTTGCACTGGAGCCTGTAGCGGAAACCACCGCGGACGGCAACTCGTACGGGTTCCGACCATGGCGGTCAACAGCCGACGTGGCAGAACAGTGTTTCATCTGCCTCGCAAGACGCGATTCCGCACAATGGATACTTGAGGCCGATATTGCCGGGTGCTTCGATGCTATCAGCCACCAATGGCTGGTCGACAACATCCCCATGGATACGCCGATCCTCCGCAAATGGCTGAAGGCAGGCTTCGTGTTCAACAACGAGCTCTTTCCCACAGCCTCGGGCACGCCGCAAGGCGGCATCATCAGTCCGGGACTGGCAAACATGAGCCTTGACGGCCTCGAGCAAGCGCTTGCAACAGCATTTCCGCAAGCGCGAAGACGAGGACTGAAAATGCATATGGTGCGCTACGCTGACGACTTCATCATCACTGGAAACTCGAAAGAGTGGCTGGAACATGAGATCATGCCGGTAGTGGTCGACTTCCTTAAAAAACGAGGGCTCTGGCTCTCAGAGGAAAAGACCAGGGTAACGCACATTACGGAAGGATTTGATTTCCTCGGCTGGAACATGCGCAAGTACGACGGCAAGCTACTTATCAAGCCCTCGAAAGCGAACATCAAGGCCCACCTCACCAAGGTGCGGGGAATCATCAAGGCGAAAAAGACGATCAAGCAGGTGGATCTCATCGGTCTCCTCAACCCCGTCCTGCGGGGATGGGCGAACTACCACCGGCACAGTGTCGCCAAAGACGTCTTCGCTCGCAACGACCACGAGGTCTGGTCAATGCTCTGGAAATGGGCGAAACGACGACACCCAAATAAAGGCCTTCGATGGATCATGGACAAATACTTTCATGCCAGAGGAGGCAGGAAATGGGTGTTCGTCGCCGAAGAGGCGGACCGAAAGAAAGAACGACGGCTCTTTCTGGAAGCCAGCATGCCAATCCAGCGACACGTCAAAATCAGAACGAAGGCAAACCCGCACGATCCAGTGTGGAGGGAGTACTTCAGCGCCCGTAGAACACAGATGTGGAAAGCGACACCATTGAGTTGCCGGGTGCCTTACGGCGCCTTATTCGAGGCTTGAGCCGTGTGCGGTGAAAGTCGCACGCACGGTTCTTAGGGGACGGTGGCGCAGTAATGCGCCGCTGTTACCCGATCACGGCGACCTAAAAGCTCCAGAACAGAAGAGAACGCGAGAATCATGACCGCTATCAAGGATATCCATAAAGAGAGCCACGAGACCTATGGGAGCCCCAGGATAGCGCTGGATTTGGGGAAGCGAGGCATCAAATGCAGCCGGCCCCGGGTAGCCCGACTGATGCGGGAAATGGGCATCCGGGCAAGGTGCGCCCGAAAGTTCAAGGTGACGACGGACTCGAACCATAAGGAGCCCATAGCACCGAATTTCCTGGATCAGGACTTCTATCCGGATATGCCGTTTGAAGTCTGGACGAGCGATCTGACCTACTTGTGGACCGATAGCGGCTGGCAGTACCTCACAGTGGTCATGGAGCTCTTCAATCGGGAGATCATTGGGTATTCACTCAGCAGAAGCATGTCGACCGAAACCACCGTCATTCCTGCATTTGAGATGGCTGTACTGCATCGGCAGCCACCGGAAGGAGTCCTCTTCCATTCTGATCGTGGCGTGCAGTATGCCAGCAAATCATTCAGAAAAAAACTCTCCGAGTACCGGATGATTCAAAGCATGAGCGGCAAGGGAAACTGTTACGATAATGCGGCAACAGAGTCGTTCTTCAAGACCCTGAAGTCCGAATGGATTTACGGCAGAAGGATCCGTAGCAAGGAAGAGCTACAGAAGCTCCTGTTTGAGTATATCCACGTCTTTTATAACCGGAAACGGATGCATTCGACCTTGGGATATCTCTCTCCAGCAGAATACTTACGTAATTATTACCAATCGAGGTCTTTGGATTCTTAAAGTGTTCATTTTTCCCTTGCAACTCCAACATCACCAGAATGCCGGCAGCCTCCATCCTGGCCATAAGCTGCCGCAGCGCATCGGTCCATGTCGATAGGGCCGCCCTCTCCTCCATCGAAAGCGATAGCTCCTCCCGGATCTTACGGGCCACATCCACAGGACGGTCGGCCACCGAAACACTTCCGACAAAAGGCAGGGGCTGCATGCCCTGCATCTGGGCATACTCGCGAAACCACTCCTGGCGCTGCTCACACAGGAAGATCGTACCCAGCAACTCGGTGCTCGGGTCACGAAGATCGATGTCACGGAAGGTACGGTAATCAGGAACCGGTAAGGGCAGGGCGGGAGGCTCGGGCAGGAAAAAGTAGCCGAAG encodes the following:
- a CDS encoding transposase: MAQQTPRRQYDKQFKMDAVELTLKGDRTAKEVADDLGINPYVLYRWRSKYLTEKDGAFPGTGNPKDSETEKLRKLERELKIVTEEREILKKALAVFSR
- the ltrA gene encoding group II intron reverse transcriptase/maturase; its protein translation is MNTDNPVCAPSGLDWQGINWSRIKRQVRRLQARIAKATKEGRHGRVKALQWLLTHSHSGKVLAVKRVTENRGKNTPGVDGDVWKTSKAKANAAASLRRRGYKPLPLRRTYIPKKNGKQRPLGIPTMKDRAMQALYWLALEPVAETTADGNSYGFRPWRSTADVAEQCFICLARRDSAQWILEADIAGCFDAISHQWLVDNIPMDTPILRKWLKAGFVFNNELFPTASGTPQGGIISPGLANMSLDGLEQALATAFPQARRRGLKMHMVRYADDFIITGNSKEWLEHEIMPVVVDFLKKRGLWLSEEKTRVTHITEGFDFLGWNMRKYDGKLLIKPSKANIKAHLTKVRGIIKAKKTIKQVDLIGLLNPVLRGWANYHRHSVAKDVFARNDHEVWSMLWKWAKRRHPNKGLRWIMDKYFHARGGRKWVFVAEEADRKKERRLFLEASMPIQRHVKIRTKANPHDPVWREYFSARRTQMWKATPLSCRVPYGALFEA
- a CDS encoding IS3 family transposase, with protein sequence MTAIKDIHKESHETYGSPRIALDLGKRGIKCSRPRVARLMREMGIRARCARKFKVTTDSNHKEPIAPNFLDQDFYPDMPFEVWTSDLTYLWTDSGWQYLTVVMELFNREIIGYSLSRSMSTETTVIPAFEMAVLHRQPPEGVLFHSDRGVQYASKSFRKKLSEYRMIQSMSGKGNCYDNAATESFFKTLKSEWIYGRRIRSKEELQKLLFEYIHVFYNRKRMHSTLGYLSPAEYLRNYYQSRSLDS